A window from Scheffersomyces stipitis CBS 6054 chromosome 7, complete sequence encodes these proteins:
- a CDS encoding predicted protein — MVGLQNIIDKTLAEQSGHSFRRFVESYATDRNGYNNVMLQRMRDCSAAWHTCLEMRTLQIFSPSIWIEDELPKFTGQELIDAGRQMFGPHFKFKRDQQQATSDVANCFSTTVAINSGKTTCCLIAMLAELNFSRRQSDRHRKIYLVTILVVPYVSTLNSTIRQLTDLGFKVRTFHGADGSVTDYDVLLMSLEDGHLRYLNQVVRHFESVAHQGRTYLRRVVVDDAHILQMKDFVVDGNRNVPVVFLTSFLPQVSDNSMRTLFSLNRLGRVSSQDPILPHKEFTLVKKPNAASINQTISYRVRSLGSALVLVQSYENVLYLEHRLAEEGVPCIGVCGIPQRRTAALEKMASENIKVVVTTAEAMVGLHQFEATTVLFAYSIRNPIELLVASQFSSGKVEMVLYNTCSSAFQRELSNNCVNLILMRHMRMTEETCYDAGKEQCHICANKRRRG; from the coding sequence ATGGTTGGATTACAGAACATTATTGACAAAACCCTTGCCGAACAGTCTGGGCATTCTTTTAGAAGGTTTGTCGAAAGTTATGCCACAGATAGAAATGGTTACAATAACGTAATGCTACAACGAATGAGAGACTGTCTGGCAGCCTGGCATACGTGTTTGGAGATGAGGACTCTTCAGATATTCTCGCCTAGTATATGGATCGAGGACGAACTACCGAAATTTACGGGCCAGGAACTTATAGATGCCGGCAGACAGATGTTTGGGCCACACTTTAAGTTCAAGAGGGACCAGCAACAGGCTACTTCAGATGTGGCCAATTGCTTCAGTACGACGGTGGCTATTAACCTGGGAAAGACGACTTGTTGCCTCATTGCGATGTTGGCGGAGCTTAATTTCAGTCGTCGCCAGTCCGATCGACACAGAAAGATTTACTTGGTTACGATATTGGTGGTACCTTACGTTTCTACACTCAATTCCACCATCCGGCAATTAACAGACTTGGGGTTCAAGGTGCGTACGTTTCATGGGGCTGATGGACTGGTCACCGACTACGATGTTCTTTTGATGCTGCTTGAAGACGGCCACCTTAGATATCTTAATCAGGTAGTCAGACATTTTGAGTCCGTTGCTCATCAAGGCAGGACCTATCTCCGGCGGGTGGTGGTTGACGATGCCCATATTTTGCAGATGAAAGATTTTGTGGTTGATGGAAACAGAAATGTACCCGTCGTATTTTTGACATCATTCCTTCCCCAGGTTTCAGACAATTCGATGCGTACATTATTTAGTCTCAATCGGTTGGGAAGGGTGTCGTCACAGGATCCAATATTGCCTCACAAAGAATTCACTCTTGTCAAGAAGCCGAATGCCGCGTCAATAAATCAGACGATTTCATACAGAGTTAGGAGTTTGGGTTCGGCGCTTGTACTCGTTCAATCTTATGAAAATGTGTTGTACTTGGAACATCGGTTGGCTGAGGAGGGGGTTCCATGTATAGGTGTCTGTGGAATTCCACAGCGCAGAACAGCTGCCTTAGAAAAGATGGCCAGTGAGAATATCAAGGTCGTGGTTACTACGGCAGAAGCCATGGTGGGTCTACATCAGTTCGAGGCTACAACCGTGTTGTTTGCATATTCGATTAGAAACCCTATAGAATTGCTTGTAGCCAGTCAATTTAGCAGTGGGAAGGTGGAGATGGTTTTGTACAACACCTGTTCGTCTGCGTTTCAACGAGAATTGTCAAACAATTGTGTCAACTTAATACTAATGAGACACATGCGTATGACGGAAGAAACCTGTTATGATGCTGGCAAGGAGCAGTGTCATATTTGTGccaacaagagaagaagaggataG
- a CDS encoding predicted protein, whose translation MSNRRKRDCATSPIATNFVQASSEVRTFACHDSKNTTFRDIHNINVVSHPLFSAYLTSLPQTSMKTWPVRSIPQDVKRSIPQDVKRSIPQDVKRSIPQDVKRSMPQDVKRSIPQDVKRSIPQDVKRSIPQDVKRSIPQDVKRSIPQGPCRYYTSVPQLLTHTPLVTLYPIWVASLNFRASTKILHIWSRYVMPVQTTSIS comes from the exons atgtCAAATAGACGCAAGCGAGATTGTGCAACCTCGCCTATCGCAACGAATTT TGTGCAGGCGAG TTCCGAGGTGCGTACTTTTGCCTGTCACGACTCAAAAAATACGACATTCCGCGACATCCACAACATAAATGTCGTTTCGCACCCATTATTTAGCGCATACCTTACGTCACTTCCACAAACATCCATGAAAACTTGGCCCGTcagatccataccgcaagacgtgaaaagatccataccgcaagacgtgaaaagatccataccgcaagacgtgaaaagatccataccgcaagacgtgaaaagatccatgccgcaagacgtgaaaagatccataccgcaagacgtgaaaagatccataccgcaagacgtgaaaagatccataccgcaagacgtgaaaagatccataccgcaagacgtgaaaagatccataccgcaaggCCCGTGCCGCTATTATACCTCCGTGCCGCAACTATTAACTCACACCCCTTTGGTCACTTTATATCCTATTTGGGTCGCCTCACTTAACTTCCGTGCCTCAACCAAAATCTTACATATTTGGTCACGTTATGTCATGCCCGTGCAAACAACTAGTATCTCGTAA